The following coding sequences lie in one Arachis ipaensis cultivar K30076 chromosome B03, Araip1.1, whole genome shotgun sequence genomic window:
- the LOC107633898 gene encoding uncharacterized protein LOC107633898 — translation MEAETEAEAGEPPETAITAPIRHHSAVTLFFFSLRATLAPPSQRDLFSFLSSSPKPSLVFALNQNPPPSSTSAESRGAAARSSHRTTTSSGGPVLVSNQNPPPWNTSANPKEQRRDPATERRRLVPLVWLYFLFLSLVVTYNISLWFSKFSAPPIPCQRPKIEETSKTKQRHENRIRQFIHPQVLPHLPTTTTVAGLKIRPGYTSYDAYIQHQLNKTLNPKLRKVWTTRDWNRKIPVFARFFQELKDKHLLHNASKALCIGARVGQEVEALRRVGVTDSIGIDLVPFPPLVVKGDFHNQPFDNDTFDFEFSNVFDHALYPHKFVAEIERTLKPNGICVLHVALSRRADKYSANDLFSVQPLLELFKNSRVLQVRNVDGFGLDTEVVFRKKIKQ, via the exons ATGGAAgcagaaacagaagcagaagcCGGCGAGCCACCTGAAACCGCCATCACAGCGCCGATTCGCCATCACAGTGCCGTaacccttttcttcttctctcttcgcgCTACCTTAGCGCCACCGTCACAGCGCGACCTCTTCTCCTTCCTCAGCTCATCACCGAAGCCTTCCCTTGTTTTTGCCTTGAACCAGAACCCACCGCCATCGAGCACCTCCGCCGAGTCCAGAGGTGCAGCGGCGAGATCCAGCCACCGAACGACGACGAGCAGCGGCGGTCCTGTTCTTGTCTCGAACCAGAACCCACCACCATGGAACACCTCCGCAAACCCAAAGGAGCAGCGGCGAGATCCAGCCACCGAACGACGACGA TTAGTTCCGTTGGTTTGGCTTtatttcttgtttctttctttggtTGTTACCTATAACATCTCTCTCTGGTTTTCAAAATTCAGTGCCCCTCCAATCCCATGTCAAAGaccaaaaatagaagaaacatcAAAAACCAAGCAAAGACATGAAAATCGCATCCGCCAATTCATTCATCCTCAGGTGCTTCCTCATCTCCCTACCACCACCACTGTCGCCGGCCTCAAAATCAGACCCGGTTACACCTCCTACGACGCCTACATACAGCACCAGCTCAACAAGACCCTCAACCCTAAGCTCCGGAAAGTATGGACCACGCGCGATTGGAACCGCAAGATCCCCGTCTTCGCGCGCTTCTTCCAAGAACTCAAGGACAAACACCTTCTCCACAACGCCTCCAAGGCTCTCTGCATCGGCGCGCGCGTCGGCCAGGAGGTCGAGGCCTTGCGGCGCGTGGGAGTCACCGACTCCATCGGGATAGATCTTGTTCCCTTCCCTCCCCTCGTTGTAAAAGGCGATTTCCATAACCAACCCTTTGATAACGACACCTTCGATTTTGAATTCTCCAACGTCTTCGACCACGCTCTCTACCCTCACAAATTCGTTGCAGAGATTGAGCGCACGCTCAAGCCCAACGGTATCTGCGTCCTCCACGTGGCACTCTCTCGCCGCGCCGATAAGTATTCCGCCAACGACCTCTTCAGCGTGCAGCCTCTCCTGGAGTTGTTCAAGAACTCACGCGTCCTTCAAGTTCGCAACGTCGATGGCTTCGGCTTGGACACTGAGGTCGTCTTTCGCAAGAAAATCAAACAATAA